A single genomic interval of Chitinophaga sp. 180180018-3 harbors:
- a CDS encoding menaquinone biosynthesis protein: MERKVKVAAVSYLNTKPLLYGFRNHPVMELMELSMDYPSKIAQQLIDGEVDVALVPVAIIPKMKEYHIIADYCIGAEGPVASVCLFSDVPLNEIKRIYLDYQSRTSVALLKVLVREFWKLDVEYVNTSGPYQDKIKGTDAGLVIGDRALEQRKVSPYIYDLSEHWMRFTSLPFVMAAWISNKKLPDEFTRQFNDATGLGVRNIPAVVAENPYSVYDLTTYYVHNISYPLTPAKRQGMQKFLGYLMAEQTV, from the coding sequence TTGGAACGGAAAGTAAAAGTTGCGGCTGTAAGTTATTTGAATACGAAGCCTTTATTGTATGGATTCAGGAATCATCCGGTGATGGAGCTGATGGAATTATCGATGGACTATCCCTCAAAGATAGCCCAGCAGCTGATAGACGGGGAAGTGGATGTAGCGCTGGTACCAGTAGCGATCATCCCTAAGATGAAGGAATATCACATTATTGCAGACTATTGCATTGGCGCGGAAGGACCCGTAGCATCAGTTTGTTTGTTCAGCGATGTACCTTTAAACGAAATTAAACGCATTTATCTCGATTATCAGAGCCGTACCTCTGTGGCCCTCCTGAAGGTGCTGGTACGGGAATTCTGGAAACTGGATGTAGAATATGTGAATACCAGCGGGCCGTACCAGGATAAAATCAAAGGTACAGATGCCGGATTAGTGATTGGCGACAGAGCCCTCGAACAACGTAAGGTGTCTCCTTATATATATGACCTTTCAGAACACTGGATGCGCTTTACCAGCCTGCCTTTTGTAATGGCTGCCTGGATCAGCAACAAAAAGCTGCCCGACGAATTCACCCGTCAGTTCAATGATGCTACCGGCCTGGGAGTAAGGAATATCCCGGCGGTAGTGGCGGAGAACCCGTACAGCGTATATGATCTCACTACCTATTACGTGCATAATATCAGCTATCCGCTTACTCCCGCAAAACGTCAGGGTATGCAGAAATTCCTGGGATACCTGATGGCGGAACAAACTGTCTGA